The sequence TACCTGTCGGATTGCCCGGATTGGCAATGAAGACCATTTTGGTCTTCTCCGTGACCGCCGCGAGGATCGCGTCGACATCGACGGTGCAATCCTTTTCCTTGACGGTGACCGGCGTCGCGCCGGCGGCCATGATCTGGATCTTGTAGACCAGGAAGCCGTGCTCGGTGATGATGCCTTCGTCACCGGTGCCGAGATAGGTGTGGCAGAGCAGGCCAAGCAGCTCGTCCGAGCCGGCGCCGCAGAGGATATTGGCCACATTCAGCCCATGCACATCGGCGATCGCCTGGCGCAATTCCTTGGCCTGTCCGTCCGGATAGCGCTCGAGATTGCCGGCAGCACCGCGGAAGGCTTCGATGGCCTTGGGGCTGGCGCCAAGCGGCGTCTCGTTGGAGGAGAGCTTGAACACGCGCGCAACGCCCGGCGCATGCTCCTTGCCCGGCACATAGGCAGCGATATCGAGAATGCCGGGACGCGGGACGGGCTTGCTCATTTCCATGCTCATGGGATCGACCTTGGGAAAGACCGGAAAATTCCGGTTTATGACACCCCGTCGCATTAAAGCGGATTGATAAATTTGTCGAGTGTCGGCGCTACGGCGAAAGCGTCACGCGCCATCGCGCGTCGTCGGTATGCCGCGCGGCGCCAGCACGGGCACGAAGACACGGCGCGAGGCGCGGACGGCAACGGGCAGGCCCTGATAAAGCCGCTTCTGCGCCTCGACGATGATGACGCCGGAAAAAGCCGGCCATAGGGTTCGGCCGATCCGCTCGAAGGCGCGGCGCAACCGCAGCACCGTACGCAGCTTCGAAGGCGGGAAGAACAGCGCCTCCGCGGTCGCGCCTGGGGTGAAATTGGTTTCGCGCAGCAGCGAGGTGAGCTGGCCGCGCGAATACGGCCGGCCTGAGCCGAATGGCGTGTGCTCCATGCGCGCCCATACGCCGGTACGGTTCGGCACGACGATGACCAGCCGCCCGCCGGGCGCCAGAACGCGCCAAAGCTCCTTCAGCGTCTCGCGCGGGCTTTCGGCGAATTCCAGCGAATGCACCATCAGCACACGGTCGATCGAACTATCCGGCAGCGGCAGTTCTTCGTCGAAGATCAGGGCCGTCGCCGAGGCTGAGCCCATCGGCCAGTTCACTGCACCCTGTCCCGCCGGCATGAAGGCGAAGGTGCGTTCGGTGTCGGCACGAAAACGGTCGAGATAAGGCACCGCATAGCCAAGGCCGACAAGCCGCTCCTCCGGCATGCGCGCCCAGATGGAGGACAGCGCCATGGCAATCGACTGCTCCGCCAAGCGACCAAGCTCGGAATGATAAAACTGACGAAGATCGACGATATCGGTATGCATCGAAACAAATGTTATCAGCCGAACGTTGGACTTCAAGGCCGAACGGCTTACATTCTCTACTCACGGAAAAGATGAGGACGATTTCGATCATGAAACCATTGGAATTAGAGATTTTTATCTGCCGTTCCGACAATTACGGCGTCTTGGTCCATGATCCTGAAACCGGATTGACGGCATCGATCGACGCTCCGGAAGCAGATGCGATCCTGAAGGCCGCCGATCGTCGTGGCTGGACCATCAGCCATATCTTGACCACGCATCACCATACCGATCATGTCGAGGGCAATCTGGCGTTGAAGGAACAATTCGGCTTGGAGATCATCGGCCCGATCAACGAGGCGGTCGCCATCCCGGGCCTTGATCGCGCCGTCGCTGATGGGGATACGTTCGAGTTTGCCGGCCATACGGTCAATGTCATCGAAACGCCCGGCCACACCGCCGGACACGTCTGCTATCATTTTGCCGACGACAAGCTGCTCTTTGCCGCCGACACGCTGTTTGCGCTCGGTTGCGGCCGCCTGTTCGAACGGCCGGCAATCGATATGTGGGCCTCCCTTCAGAAGCTTGCGGTCCTGCCGGACGAAACGGCCGTCTATTTCGGCCATGAATATACGCTCTCCAACGCGCGCTTCGCTCTGACCATCGACCCGGACAACGAGCGGCTGAAGGCACGCGCGGCGGATATCGAAGCCCTGCGGGCGGAAGGCAAGTTCACCATCCCGACGACACTGGCGCTGGAGAAGGAAACCAACCCGTTCCTGCGCGCTGCCGATCCCGCGATCCGCCGCAACCTGCTGATGGAAAGCCGCAGCAACGATGAGGTCTTTGCCGAGATCCGCAAGCGCAAGGATAATTTCTGATGCAGGCAAAGGAGATCATCGAAACGCTCTCCATGCAGCGGCATCCGGAAGGCGGCTGGTACGTGCAGACCTTTCGCGACGATAACGGCGGCGATCGCGGCCATTCCACGGCGATCTACTATCTGCTCGAGGCCGGCGAACGCTCGCATTGGCACCGGGTGCACGACGCTGCCGAGGTCTGGCACTATTATGCCGGGGCGCCTCTCGCCCTGCATCGCTCTGCTGACGGCAGGTCCAGCGAAACACTGGTGCTCGGCCTCGATCTGGCAAAGGGTGAGCGCCCGCAGGCGATCATTCCGGCCAACTGGTGGCAATCGGCCGAAAGCCTCGGGCAATTCACGCTTGTTGGATGTACGGTCGCCCCCGGCTTCGAATTTTCGAGCTTCGAGATGGCGCCGCCGGACTGGAATCCAGCCTCAGACTGAACCTCTTTCACCTTTCATTGACATCACACAGGATGCGGCCAGACAGCGCGCAGCGATGGCCTTGAAAAAGCTGTGTGCTGTGTCAGCTTTACACGGGGAGAGTGAAAATTGATTCATCTGGAGGAGGTTTTTTCGTGCGTTTATTGTTTCCTTTGCTCGTCGCGGCAGGCTGTATCATGAGCGCCCCTGTCTTTGCCCTCGATGCACCGGCCTCGCCGCCGGCCGCCCAGCCCCTGAAAAACTTCGTAACCTCGGTCGAAAAGGACGGCTCGATCACCTTCCGCCTCTATGCGCCAGCGGCAAAGGCAGTTTCCGTCACCTTGGGCTCGCGCGATCCCATAGCCATGCAACGCGGCGACGACGGCACATGGAGTGCGAAGACGGAGGTGCTGAAGCCGAATCTCTACGAATATTACTTCAACATCGACGGTTTCCGCAGCATCGATCCCGGCACCAATGCGCCCAAGCCGCAGCGACAGGTCAATACCAGCCTGATCCTGGTGCCCGGCAGCATTCTCGATATCCGCAACGTGGCCCATGGCGACCTGCGGCTGGTGACCTTGCATTCCAAGGCGCTCGATTCGGAACGGCAAATGTATGTCTACACACCGCCCGGCTACACCGATTCCTCCAAGCCGCTGCCCGTGCTCTACCTCTATCACGGCTTCGGCGATACTGTGGGATCTTGGGTCCTCCAGGGCCGCGCACCGCAGATCCTCGACAACCTCCTTGCTGACAAGAAGATCGAGCCGATGATCGTCGTCATTCCGGATACGGAAACCGACGTGCCGAACGCGATCGCCGAGAATTTCCCGGCTGCCGATCGACGCGCGAATTTCTATCCGGCGAACGCCGAGGCAGCCGATCGCGAGCTGACGGAAGACCTTATCCCCTACATGAAGAAGCATTATCGGGTGCGAAACGAGACGAGCGGCCGCGCCGTGGCCGGCCTGTCTCAGGGCGGCTATCAGGCCCTCGTGTCAGGTCTTTCACATCTGGATACCTTCGGCTGGGTCGCAACCTTCAGCGGCGTCAGCACGACCACCGTTCCGAACAAGACCGTCGATGCCGTGCTGAACGAGCCGGAGAAGATCAACAAGGCCCTGCACAACTTCACGGTAACGGTCGGAAGCAAGGACCAGGTCGTCGGCAAGGACGTCGCGGGCTTGAAGGCGACGCTTGACGACAAGAAGATCAAGCACGAATACCACGAATATCCGGATCTCCAGCATGAAATGGATGTCTGGCGGCCGTCGCTCGTGGCCTTCCTGCAAGAAGTCTTCAAGAAATAAATGGCAGCGGGGACGGCGGAGCTATTCCGCCGCTTCCGCCCGTGTTTGCTCTGCGTCGCCCCGGCGCAGGATCATGCGATGGGCGGCCAGGACCGCGCCTCCAGTCACGAGCAGGCAGGCAAGCGCAATGCCCCAGCTTGGCTCGGCAAAACCGAATAGCGTCAGGATCAGCGTCGACAACAGCGGTGCGGCATAGCTTGCCGCGCCGAGGATCTGGATATCGCCGTTCTTGACGCCATAATCCCAAGCATAGAAAGCTGCTCCGACCGGAAAAAGCCCAAGACCAAGCACGGCGATCCACTGGGCCGGGTTCTCCGGCCAAATCGTCTCCTCGAGGCCAAGGTGGCAGAAAAAGGAGAGAATCGACGTCACAAGGCAGAAGATGGTGACGACATCGGTGGAAACGGCCTCGAAACGACGCGTGATCAGCGAATAACCGGACCAGGTGAAAGCGCAAAGAAATGCCGCGCCATAGCCGACGGCATAGGCGCCTTCGAAATGAAAGCCGTTGCGGCCGACGATCAGAACCGTACCCGCAAGCCCCATCAAGGCGCCGACGATATGATACCAGCGCAGCCGCTCGCCGGGCAGCATCGCCGAGCCGACGACGATCAGCAACGGCCAGAGATAGGCGATCAGGCCAGCCTCCACCGCAGGCGCGTGGCGCAATGCGGTGAAATAAAGGAAATGATAGCCGAACAGGCCGACAATGCCTGTGATCCAGACCTTGGCGGGCTGGCGCAGCAGCTGCAGCCGTTCGGGCCTGAGCAGAAGAACGATGATGCCCGGAATACTGCCGATCGCAAAACAGACGGCAAGCAGCTGGAAGGGAGGCATCTTCCCGGAAGCGACGGTCAAAAGCGCCAGAAACGACCACATCAAAATGGCCAAAAAGCCTGTCAACGTCGCGCGAAATTTCATTCCTGTCCCCTTGCCGCGGACGTCCCGAGCCCGCGAAATACCCAGCAATTTTCGTGAAATTGCGTAGAAACAACGACGGGAAGCGTCAAGCGTTCTGTGAAACAGCGGCGCGTCTAGCTGCCGTATTTTACAGCCGTGATCGTCACCGTTCCGTATTGCGTCGGGATACGGACGTAGACAGGAGCGTAGACATTCATGGTATCCGCCTTGGCGAACCAGATCTCCATATCGTCGCTCTTGGCAAGATAGAGATAGTCCTTGCGCGTGCTCTTATAGCCGCTCTTCGGCGTGAAGCGCACGCCGCAGGCGATGGTCTTGCCCTTGAAGCCTTCCGTCGAAAAGGGGTGCGATCCCTTCGGCGACAGCTTCAAATCCATCCGCATCTCGCCATCGAAGACGGCCAGCGTCTGATTGCAGAGGTTAAGGCTGGGCGTAATCGGAAAGATCATACCCGATATCGGGTCGAGCACGGATTTCAGGTCGTTCCCCGTGACCGGTACCCAGGTGTCCGGCCGTTTCGGTTCGGGTGTGATCGTGTTCGACGTCACGTTGCCGTTGGTATAGGCAACGTCATAGGTGCGCTCCCTCTTGCCGCTCTTGTAGAAGAGCGTGTAATGCGTCGCCTGCAGCTTGCTGTCGTCGACGACGCCGGTCACATCGGTTTTCGCATCGATCGAGGTCACGAGATCCGCAAGGCCCGCAGAGGTGATATCGCCGCGAATGGTGAACTGCTTTCCGGTAACTTCGGTCTTGAAATCCGCCCTGGCGATCGGCAGGCCGGCCAGCGAAACGCGATAGCGCGTTTCATGCCGCAGCACATCGGCCGACGCCATGGACGGCATCGACGCAACGATCGCTGAAATGAGAAGCCACTTCCGAATTTGAACCATGATCAAGGCCTTCAACGAGGAT comes from Rhizobium tropici CIAT 899 and encodes:
- a CDS encoding class I SAM-dependent methyltransferase, producing MKSNVRLITFVSMHTDIVDLRQFYHSELGRLAEQSIAMALSSIWARMPEERLVGLGYAVPYLDRFRADTERTFAFMPAGQGAVNWPMGSASATALIFDEELPLPDSSIDRVLMVHSLEFAESPRETLKELWRVLAPGGRLVIVVPNRTGVWARMEHTPFGSGRPYSRGQLTSLLRETNFTPGATAEALFFPPSKLRTVLRLRRAFERIGRTLWPAFSGVIIVEAQKRLYQGLPVAVRASRRVFVPVLAPRGIPTTRDGA
- a CDS encoding DMT family transporter, translating into MKFRATLTGFLAILMWSFLALLTVASGKMPPFQLLAVCFAIGSIPGIIVLLLRPERLQLLRQPAKVWITGIVGLFGYHFLYFTALRHAPAVEAGLIAYLWPLLIVVGSAMLPGERLRWYHIVGALMGLAGTVLIVGRNGFHFEGAYAVGYGAAFLCAFTWSGYSLITRRFEAVSTDVVTIFCLVTSILSFFCHLGLEETIWPENPAQWIAVLGLGLFPVGAAFYAWDYGVKNGDIQILGAASYAAPLLSTLILTLFGFAEPSWGIALACLLVTGGAVLAAHRMILRRGDAEQTRAEAAE
- a CDS encoding DUF3108 domain-containing protein: MVQIRKWLLISAIVASMPSMASADVLRHETRYRVSLAGLPIARADFKTEVTGKQFTIRGDITSAGLADLVTSIDAKTDVTGVVDDSKLQATHYTLFYKSGKRERTYDVAYTNGNVTSNTITPEPKRPDTWVPVTGNDLKSVLDPISGMIFPITPSLNLCNQTLAVFDGEMRMDLKLSPKGSHPFSTEGFKGKTIACGVRFTPKSGYKSTRKDYLYLAKSDDMEIWFAKADTMNVYAPVYVRIPTQYGTVTITAVKYGS
- a CDS encoding esterase, translated to MSAPVFALDAPASPPAAQPLKNFVTSVEKDGSITFRLYAPAAKAVSVTLGSRDPIAMQRGDDGTWSAKTEVLKPNLYEYYFNIDGFRSIDPGTNAPKPQRQVNTSLILVPGSILDIRNVAHGDLRLVTLHSKALDSERQMYVYTPPGYTDSSKPLPVLYLYHGFGDTVGSWVLQGRAPQILDNLLADKKIEPMIVVIPDTETDVPNAIAENFPAADRRANFYPANAEAADRELTEDLIPYMKKHYRVRNETSGRAVAGLSQGGYQALVSGLSHLDTFGWVATFSGVSTTTVPNKTVDAVLNEPEKINKALHNFTVTVGSKDQVVGKDVAGLKATLDDKKIKHEYHEYPDLQHEMDVWRPSLVAFLQEVFKK
- a CDS encoding cupin domain-containing protein, giving the protein MQAKEIIETLSMQRHPEGGWYVQTFRDDNGGDRGHSTAIYYLLEAGERSHWHRVHDAAEVWHYYAGAPLALHRSADGRSSETLVLGLDLAKGERPQAIIPANWWQSAESLGQFTLVGCTVAPGFEFSSFEMAPPDWNPASD
- the gloB gene encoding hydroxyacylglutathione hydrolase, translated to MKPLELEIFICRSDNYGVLVHDPETGLTASIDAPEADAILKAADRRGWTISHILTTHHHTDHVEGNLALKEQFGLEIIGPINEAVAIPGLDRAVADGDTFEFAGHTVNVIETPGHTAGHVCYHFADDKLLFAADTLFALGCGRLFERPAIDMWASLQKLAVLPDETAVYFGHEYTLSNARFALTIDPDNERLKARAADIEALRAEGKFTIPTTLALEKETNPFLRAADPAIRRNLLMESRSNDEVFAEIRKRKDNF